ACCCATTCTAATGACAGCCATATCAGCGGGGCTGGCTTTGGTTCCTTTGGTGCTGGCGTCGAACGAACCGGGCAAGGAAATCCTGAATCCGGTCGCGGTCGTAATCGTAGGAGGCTTGGTCAGCTCGACCCTCTTGGGCTTAGGCGTGACCCCAGCCTTGTTTTTGAACTTTTGCCGCGGGGCTGCGGAAAAGTCGCTCCGTCTCAAGGCTGCAGCATCCGAGTGAATTTAAATCTCATCATGTATTCATTTAACAAGCACATAACTATGAAAAACAACATTAAGCTCCTTATCGCCGTTGCGGCTATTGCGACCCTTGGGCTCAGCGTCTCCAACGCCCAGCACCACGAACATGAATGGAAAGCCCCGAATGGAGGCCGTATCGTAACCGGAATCGAACCGCATGCTGAAGTCTTTGTAGGAGATGACGGGCTGGTAAAGGTCACGTTTCTCAGCGATGAAGGTGCTGTTCTTCCGCCCGGCAAGCAGCTTGTTACGCTTGTTGGCGGGAACCGCATGGATCCGATCCGATTGAGTTTCAAGAAGGACGGAGACTCCCTCGTGTCCGAGGAGAAGCTGCCCTTGGACAAGCCTATTCCAGTGGTGATGCAGTTTCAGCAGGACTACGGAGAAAAAACGCACCGGGAGCGTTTCCAATTGAGCATGTCCTCGTGTCCATCTTGCGAATACAAGGAGTATGCGTGCGCATGCCATGGCGAGGAAGATTCGAACGGACATGGGCACGAGCATGGAGAGCACGGGCACAGCCACTAGGCTTGTCGCCAGTTGTACTTCAAAAGCGAGGACGTCTTCAGGGGAAGGCGTCTTTTTTATGTGCGGCACCCGATTTGCGGGAGCGAACTCCTCGTTTTCCGCTCGATTTGCGGCAGGGCGCCGATTTTCCCGGCTCGCTAGCGCCGCCTCTGAGCGGCGGCAGCGTTTTTCTTCATGCGCCGCCAGATCCAGTAAAGGGCAAGGCCGACCCAGATCCACCAGGCTCGAACGAGGTTTTGCAGCATGACGCGGAAGACTGGTACGAGGATTACCAGAGCGGCTCCGGCGAGCAGTCCGATCCAGAGGGTCTTGCTTTTCAGGAAAGTGACAAGGCGCCCCGGCTGGGAGGAAGGCTTCTTTTCTCCTGGGAGTTCGTCGACGACTTCCCAGTCTGGATCGTTGTGAGGGGACATTAGCTGGGATTTGCAGTGAAAGAGGCTGCTGCGTCAATGTTTTGTAGGATTCGGAGCTTCGCGCTTGCGCAGTGCTGTATGAAGGGGGAGGGCGTTGCGCCGTTCCGCAAGCTGCGGGCCGCAGCATCGCATCAAGGCTACTTTGCTTAGCGTGTCCGCTAGGGGGCTCCCGGGAAGTCCCTTGGTGCAAAGAAAAGCTTGGTCGCGGGCGATTCTGCCTTAGGCTTTCAGGCTCCAACTCTTCTGTTACCCATGACCCACACCATCTACCCCTTATCCGTGGAGGAATTCCACGGCCCCTATGGGCCGTATCAAGTGAGCGAGCTGGTCTTGCAAAAGATCTGGCTGGAGCAGGCATTCGACGCCACTCGGCTGAGGGATCAAGAGGGGCGTAGCGTGAAAGTTGAGCACCCAGGCACCTGGAATCGACTGGAGGGGCCGGACTTCAGGGACGCGGTCTTGCTCGTCGACGGAGTTGAGGTGAGCGGAGACGTGGAAGTGCATTTCTCGCAGGCGGATTGGAAAGCCCATGGCCACGAGAGCGACCCTGCCTTCGATCGGGTCGTGCTGCACGTGCTTTATTACACTCCGGGAACGGGCTCCGAGGTGTCGCGAACGGTCTCCGGCAAGGCTTTGGCCACCGTGGCCCTGTTGCCTCTGCTTTGGTATTCCTTGGAGGAATATGCCGGGGAGGATTCCTTGATTGCCTCCACGGGCGTGGACTTGCGACCAGAGGTTGGAACCTTGCTCAACTTATCCCTTGCGGAGAGAAAGCGACGGCTGGTGGAGCTGGCATTGCGCCGCTGGAAAATGAAGGTCCACTACGCCGCCCAGCGGATCGAGAGCCTAGGGTGGGAGGGCGCTTGCCACCAGAGCGCGTTGGAAGTGATGGGCTTTGCCCGCAATCGGGTGCCGATGCTGATGATCGCGGAACGTCATGGGCTGCAGGACTTTGCCAGTGGAAGGCTATCGGTCGACGCGCTCATGGAAGTAGGAGCTGAGCGCTGGCGCTTCAGCGGTTGCCGACCTGCCAACCAACCGCGTCTGCGGCTGCAGCAATACTTGCAGTGGGTAGCGTCGGCTGCGGATTGGCCGGAGCGGCTGGCGGGTTTGGTTACGGAGCTGGAAAGCCATGCCCTCTCTCCCGAGGACCCGAGCTGGGGAAGCCTGGCCCAGCGCCAGCGCTTGGGGGTTGCCGCGGCTCGGAAGCGGGTGGGCGAGGAGATCCTCAGGGAGAAGATTGGTGGACAGAAGGCGGATACCCTGCTGTGCGACGCGCTTTTCCCCTTGTT
Above is a window of Pelagicoccus enzymogenes DNA encoding:
- a CDS encoding DUF2851 family protein; protein product: MTHTIYPLSVEEFHGPYGPYQVSELVLQKIWLEQAFDATRLRDQEGRSVKVEHPGTWNRLEGPDFRDAVLLVDGVEVSGDVEVHFSQADWKAHGHESDPAFDRVVLHVLYYTPGTGSEVSRTVSGKALATVALLPLLWYSLEEYAGEDSLIASTGVDLRPEVGTLLNLSLAERKRRLVELALRRWKMKVHYAAQRIESLGWEGACHQSALEVMGFARNRVPMLMIAERHGLQDFASGRLSVDALMEVGAERWRFSGCRPANQPRLRLQQYLQWVASAADWPERLAGLVTELESHALSPEDPSWGSLAQRQRLGVAAARKRVGEEILREKIGGQKADTLLCDALFPLLSARRAWDGFALWFHWNAGNGPASCVEALRLLQVLDRGQTPMGNGWLQGVLGAKTLSNRGEKGDGRFQAHA